From Sulfuracidifex tepidarius, one genomic window encodes:
- a CDS encoding formate--phosphoribosylaminoimidazolecarboxamide ligase family protein, with protein sequence MNYRVASVASHSALDVYDGVKDEGFETIALCKKGREAAYKEFHGIIDYCFILNEYRDIAELEFQRKLIEMNSLIVPNRSMAVYLGYDTIEKMEVKFFGNKMMLRWEEREGNKNYYRILDDGGIRRPKTLKEDEIDGAVMVKMPEAKRKVERGFFIAVNREDFDNKINELTKLGIIDEEGRKHMVIEEFVLGAHFNLNYFYSKMKDRLELLSIDRRIQSDWDGFYRLPAEIQLKMRKEPRLIEVGHIPVTIRESLLEKVFDIGKKFVESTIKLERPGIIGPFTLQVMVTPDLDLVVYDVAPRIGGGTNAYMGIGSQYSKFYFGKPISLGRRIGIEIKEAIIKNSLHEITT encoded by the coding sequence ATGAACTATAGAGTAGCTTCAGTAGCTAGTCACTCCGCACTCGACGTTTACGATGGCGTAAAAGACGAAGGATTTGAGACTATAGCTCTGTGCAAAAAAGGAAGAGAAGCAGCATACAAGGAGTTCCATGGCATAATAGATTATTGCTTTATACTAAATGAATATAGAGATATAGCAGAATTAGAATTTCAACGAAAATTAATTGAAATGAACTCTTTAATTGTGCCTAACAGAAGCATGGCGGTGTATCTAGGGTATGACACCATAGAGAAAATGGAGGTGAAATTTTTCGGAAATAAAATGATGTTAAGGTGGGAAGAAAGAGAAGGCAATAAGAACTATTACAGAATCCTTGACGACGGGGGAATAAGGAGACCGAAGACCTTGAAGGAAGACGAAATAGATGGGGCTGTAATGGTAAAGATGCCTGAAGCCAAGAGGAAAGTAGAAAGAGGATTTTTCATAGCAGTAAATAGGGAAGATTTCGATAATAAAATAAATGAACTTACCAAATTAGGAATTATTGATGAAGAGGGTAGAAAACATATGGTAATAGAAGAGTTCGTTCTTGGAGCACATTTCAACTTGAATTACTTTTATAGTAAAATGAAAGACAGACTGGAGCTATTGAGTATAGATCGTAGGATTCAGAGCGACTGGGATGGATTCTATAGGCTTCCAGCTGAGATACAGCTCAAAATGAGAAAAGAACCCAGACTAATAGAAGTGGGCCATATACCAGTGACTATAAGAGAAAGTCTATTGGAGAAAGTTTTTGATATAGGTAAAAAATTTGTAGAATCGACAATAAAGTTAGAAAGGCCAGGGATAATCGGACCATTCACTTTACAAGTAATGGTGACTCCTGATCTGGACCTTGTAGTTTATGACGTTGCACCCAGGATCGGAGGAGGTACTAATGCGTACATGGGAATAGGCAGTCAATATTCAAAGTTCTATTTTGGAAAACCTATAAGTTTAGGTAGAAGAATTGGTATAGAAATCAAAGAAGCGATAATAAAGAATTCTCTACACGAAATAACGACATAG
- the tes gene encoding tetraether lipid synthase Tes, giving the protein MAQTTAENNEKFRLLPAPSSFDEGSVKFGDREIKIGGPLPKLSSNEKLVRVTHSLCPACYRLLPATIFEKENKLYIRKICPDHGEFEDLYYGDVGMYYKFDYWEYEGKGPKVPYVDLKAPCPYNCGLCPMHHQHSALVNLVITNRCDQSCWYCFFYAEKAGYVYEPTLDQISYQIDQLKKQGITLVIQVTGGEPTLREDILEVLKILREKGVRHVQLNTWGGTFAKMYMDDPDKAITYAKQLREAGVNTIYMSFDGTNRKTNPKNHWEIPYTFEVFRKAGMTSVVLVPTVIKTVNDNDLGNIVKFAAKNLDIVRAVNFQPVSLTGMMKRNMRAKFRITIPEVLRDIEEQTDGEVTRDSWYPIGTSVVFSRIVEALTGKEQFEMANHPSCGAGTYIYVEWKGGEPHFIPISKFIDLEGLLEYLKEKSEEIREGSNKAWVGMKALLNIRKFIDKEKGPKDFDVYKMLYNVVINHNYEALGEWHYRTLFLGTMHFMDLYNYDVQRVMRCDIHYASPDGRVIPFCTYNVLNDLYRDKVLRDYQIPLDEWIKVHGSNSLGESVKYKRKATTLEQGDLYKITYKGFVDSIS; this is encoded by the coding sequence ATGGCTCAAACAACTGCAGAAAACAACGAAAAGTTTAGGCTATTGCCAGCTCCTTCATCATTCGATGAGGGCTCTGTAAAGTTTGGAGATAGAGAAATAAAAATAGGTGGGCCTTTACCAAAACTTTCATCAAACGAGAAGTTAGTAAGAGTAACTCATTCTTTGTGCCCTGCATGTTATAGGCTTCTTCCGGCTACCATATTTGAGAAAGAGAATAAGCTCTACATAAGGAAAATCTGTCCAGATCATGGAGAGTTCGAGGATCTTTACTACGGAGACGTAGGGATGTACTACAAGTTTGATTATTGGGAGTATGAAGGAAAAGGGCCTAAAGTTCCTTATGTGGATCTGAAAGCTCCATGTCCTTATAACTGTGGACTATGTCCAATGCATCACCAGCACTCAGCTCTAGTGAATCTAGTGATTACTAACAGATGCGATCAGTCGTGCTGGTATTGTTTCTTCTATGCTGAAAAGGCTGGGTATGTATATGAGCCCACGCTAGACCAAATTTCCTATCAAATAGATCAGCTAAAGAAGCAAGGTATAACTTTGGTTATACAAGTTACTGGTGGTGAACCAACACTTAGGGAGGACATTCTAGAAGTTCTAAAGATATTGAGAGAGAAGGGTGTTAGGCACGTACAACTAAATACATGGGGAGGTACATTTGCGAAAATGTACATGGACGATCCGGATAAGGCAATAACTTATGCTAAACAATTGAGGGAAGCAGGAGTTAATACCATATACATGAGCTTTGACGGAACCAACAGAAAGACCAATCCAAAGAACCACTGGGAAATTCCTTACACATTTGAGGTGTTTAGGAAAGCAGGAATGACAAGCGTAGTCCTAGTTCCCACTGTAATTAAGACAGTGAATGATAATGATTTAGGGAATATTGTTAAATTTGCAGCTAAAAACCTAGATATTGTAAGAGCAGTGAACTTCCAGCCAGTAAGTTTAACTGGAATGATGAAGAGGAACATGAGAGCTAAGTTTAGAATAACTATACCAGAGGTTCTAAGAGACATCGAAGAACAGACAGACGGCGAAGTAACCAGGGACAGTTGGTATCCTATAGGAACGTCTGTTGTATTTTCAAGGATAGTTGAAGCACTTACTGGTAAAGAGCAGTTTGAAATGGCAAATCATCCTTCCTGCGGTGCAGGAACATATATTTATGTAGAGTGGAAAGGAGGAGAACCACATTTCATTCCAATATCTAAATTCATAGATTTAGAGGGACTTTTAGAGTATCTTAAAGAGAAGTCTGAGGAGATAAGGGAGGGCTCCAATAAAGCATGGGTAGGTATGAAGGCATTGCTTAACATTAGGAAGTTTATTGACAAGGAAAAAGGTCCCAAGGACTTCGACGTGTACAAGATGCTATACAACGTCGTAATAAACCACAACTACGAGGCTTTAGGAGAGTGGCATTACAGGACGCTATTCTTAGGAACAATGCATTTCATGGATCTCTACAATTACGATGTTCAGAGAGTCATGAGATGTGATATCCACTACGCATCTCCAGATGGCAGAGTAATACCATTTTGTACATATAACGTTCTGAACGATCTCTATAGAGATAAGGTATTGAGAGATTACCAGATACCTCTTGATGAGTGGATAAAGGTACATGGTTCTAATAGCTTAGGTGAGTCTGTGAAATACAAGAGAAAGGCTACTACATTAGAGCAGGGAGATCTCTACAAGATAACTTATAAAGGATTCGTAGATTCTATAAGCTAA
- the purB gene encoding adenylosuccinate lyase → MDVCPLDWRYGSREIREIFDKENVLRTRLNVEVALLKALRDVGLVSEADVNIVEGKIAEVKSSEVEDLESKLGHDVMAMVVTLAQKSGDAGRFVHFGATSYDIVDTANAILFRQALNIIIPKLMKILDILAKYSNKYRDIIMVGRTHGQHALPITLGFKFANYLYEFSRSLERINESKERIIRIKMAGAVGTMAGWGDKGIEIEQYVSKYLGIPAHVISTQVAPRDGFAEIISDLAILTAVGERFSLEVRELMRPEISEIGEGVGERVGSSTMPQKENPVTAEKITGLSRIVRSFVSASIENIPLWHERDLTNSSSERILISHTFIIVDEILNSLIELLTNLRLNINNMEKNLQLTRGQIMAESLMVNLTLRGMARHEAHRLAGEISREVRRSGSSFLDACLKREEVTRLFTEKELKDILDPKNYLGEYSKLIDRSIDYYNRVKQEVKQI, encoded by the coding sequence ATGGATGTATGTCCTTTAGATTGGAGATATGGAAGCAGGGAGATAAGAGAAATTTTTGATAAAGAAAATGTGCTGAGAACAAGGCTCAATGTTGAAGTTGCTCTGCTTAAAGCACTAAGGGATGTAGGACTGGTTTCAGAAGCAGATGTTAACATAGTGGAAGGTAAGATTGCTGAGGTGAAATCAAGTGAGGTCGAAGATTTGGAATCGAAGCTAGGCCATGACGTTATGGCAATGGTGGTTACCTTAGCCCAGAAAAGCGGAGATGCAGGTAGGTTTGTACATTTCGGGGCTACTAGTTACGATATAGTAGACACTGCAAACGCTATTCTCTTCAGGCAAGCCCTAAATATAATAATACCCAAACTAATGAAAATTCTAGATATTTTAGCAAAATATTCTAATAAATATAGAGATATAATAATGGTAGGAAGAACTCATGGGCAACACGCTCTTCCTATTACTTTAGGTTTCAAGTTTGCTAATTATCTTTATGAGTTTTCTCGCTCATTAGAAAGGATTAATGAATCAAAGGAAAGGATCATAAGGATAAAAATGGCAGGTGCAGTAGGAACAATGGCTGGATGGGGAGATAAGGGTATTGAGATAGAGCAATATGTATCTAAATACCTTGGTATACCAGCACACGTTATATCAACACAAGTAGCTCCTAGAGACGGTTTTGCAGAGATTATTTCTGATCTCGCTATTCTTACAGCTGTAGGAGAGCGTTTCTCGCTGGAGGTTAGAGAACTGATGCGACCTGAAATTAGCGAGATTGGAGAGGGGGTAGGAGAAAGAGTTGGAAGTAGCACTATGCCTCAAAAAGAGAACCCCGTAACGGCAGAGAAAATAACTGGCCTCTCTAGAATAGTCAGATCATTTGTCTCTGCTTCAATTGAGAATATTCCGTTATGGCATGAGAGAGATTTAACTAATAGTTCCTCAGAAAGAATTCTAATTTCACATACATTTATAATCGTAGACGAGATATTAAATAGTTTAATAGAATTATTAACTAATCTAAGATTAAATATAAACAATATGGAGAAAAATCTTCAATTAACTAGAGGCCAAATAATGGCTGAAAGCTTGATGGTAAACTTAACTTTAAGGGGAATGGCAAGACATGAAGCACATCGTTTAGCTGGCGAAATCTCAAGAGAAGTGAGGAGATCAGGATCCTCATTTCTTGATGCTTGCCTGAAAAGGGAGGAAGTAACTAGGCTCTTCACAGAGAAAGAACTAAAGGATATTCTTGATCCTAAAAATTACTTAGGGGAATATAGCAAACTAATTGACAGAAGTATAGACTATTATAACAGAGTCAAACAAGAAGTGAAACAAATTTAA
- a CDS encoding adenylosuccinate synthetase, protein MLDIVVGGFYGDEGKGKVVSYLGLKDKPSLSIRTGGVNAGHTIIYHDKKWKLRILPSSFLSQSTKLALGPGAITSLDTLLNEIKETETQGRVLVDKHTGIITEQEIEQERKDEYLMKVIGSTGQGVGYAESARILRKLKLASEYEALKNYLVDVPDVTINTLENGGKVLVEGTQGFLLSLYHGNYPFVTSRNTTSSGVLSEVGVGPKYVKDVIVIFKSFVTRVGGGPLEGEMSQEEAREKGLQEFGTVTGRPRRVSSFNIKLAKESIRINSATQVAITKIDALFKEAYKVRSYDKLPPEAKKWIELTEAELKTPITLIGTGEDSEDIIDLRFEKIGE, encoded by the coding sequence ATGCTCGATATAGTAGTAGGAGGTTTTTACGGAGATGAGGGCAAAGGTAAGGTCGTATCTTATCTAGGTTTAAAAGATAAACCCTCATTGTCAATAAGAACAGGGGGAGTAAACGCTGGTCATACCATTATATACCATGATAAAAAATGGAAGCTTAGAATATTACCCTCATCCTTCTTAAGTCAATCTACCAAACTCGCTTTGGGACCTGGAGCAATAACTTCTCTGGACACTTTGTTAAACGAAATAAAAGAAACCGAGACCCAGGGCAGGGTACTTGTAGATAAACATACCGGTATAATTACCGAACAGGAGATAGAACAAGAACGAAAAGATGAATATCTCATGAAAGTAATAGGTAGTACAGGTCAGGGAGTAGGGTATGCAGAGAGTGCTAGGATTCTAAGGAAATTGAAGCTTGCGTCTGAGTATGAGGCCCTGAAAAATTATTTAGTTGATGTACCAGATGTCACAATAAACACCTTAGAAAATGGAGGAAAGGTTTTAGTCGAAGGAACGCAAGGTTTCCTTCTAAGCCTATATCACGGAAATTATCCATTTGTAACAAGCAGAAATACTACATCTTCAGGAGTTTTAAGTGAGGTAGGAGTAGGTCCTAAATATGTGAAAGACGTCATCGTTATATTCAAAAGTTTTGTGACTAGAGTAGGAGGGGGACCTTTAGAAGGAGAAATGTCACAAGAGGAAGCTAGAGAGAAAGGATTGCAGGAGTTTGGAACCGTTACTGGTAGACCCAGAAGAGTATCATCCTTCAATATAAAGCTAGCTAAAGAATCCATAAGAATTAATTCGGCAACTCAAGTAGCAATAACTAAAATAGATGCTCTATTTAAGGAGGCTTATAAAGTAAGAAGTTATGATAAACTTCCTCCTGAGGCTAAGAAATGGATAGAGTTAACTGAGGCCGAGCTGAAAACTCCTATAACGTTAATTGGAACGGGAGAAGACTCTGAGGACATCATAGATCTTAGATTTGAGAAGATAGGTGAGTGA
- a CDS encoding thiamine-phosphate kinase, translated as MKLKDIGEHRYIEENVKKYLDIDNMDDVFFNDGSTFKVDGFSLSYKSEDMSFYDIGWKAAIATFSDLISAGSSPSFVMSSIGINHEMDDTVLEEILRGLSDCVSYYSARYVGGDLNNSPAGGWIDVVGIGKRRAYPTFEPKKGDLLVLTNPLGYTSLYFLSKFILKLELPQYLFLKALAKIRHPLVNKLILNVLSSLSGDLVYSTDVSDGLLISIDKISKRLNMGIEMSSFGIEENILNYLKAITPKIDLIDILRYSGEEFETIVVIHEEAKDRAIDLMRSFGLDPLVIGKLSESNDVTFNGNKVKITGWDNFRGWF; from the coding sequence ATGAAGCTGAAGGATATAGGAGAACACAGATATATTGAGGAAAATGTGAAAAAATATTTAGATATAGATAATATGGACGATGTTTTCTTTAACGATGGAAGTACATTTAAGGTGGATGGATTTTCCCTTTCTTACAAATCTGAAGATATGAGCTTCTACGATATTGGTTGGAAGGCAGCGATAGCTACTTTCAGTGACTTGATATCTGCAGGTTCATCTCCATCTTTTGTTATGTCTTCTATAGGAATTAATCATGAGATGGATGACACGGTTTTAGAGGAAATCCTCAGAGGTCTCTCAGACTGTGTTAGTTATTATAGTGCTAGATATGTAGGAGGTGATCTGAACAACTCTCCAGCTGGTGGATGGATAGATGTAGTGGGAATAGGAAAAAGAAGAGCTTATCCTACATTTGAGCCTAAAAAGGGGGATCTCTTAGTTTTGACCAATCCATTAGGCTATACTTCTTTATATTTTTTAAGCAAATTTATATTAAAGCTAGAATTACCTCAATATCTGTTTTTAAAAGCTTTAGCGAAAATAAGACATCCATTAGTAAATAAGCTGATATTGAATGTTCTATCATCGTTATCCGGAGATCTAGTTTACTCCACAGATGTGAGTGATGGGCTTTTGATATCCATTGATAAAATAAGTAAACGTTTAAATATGGGAATTGAAATGAGCAGCTTCGGAATTGAAGAGAATATTTTGAATTATTTGAAGGCTATTACACCAAAAATAGATCTTATTGACATATTGAGATATAGTGGGGAAGAGTTCGAAACCATAGTTGTAATCCATGAGGAGGCTAAAGATCGGGCAATAGATTTGATGCGTAGTTTTGGACTAGATCCGCTGGTGATAGGTAAGCTCTCGGAAAGCAATGACGTCACTTTTAATGGTAACAAAGTAAAAATTACAGGATGGGATAATTTCAGAGGTTGGTTTTAA
- a CDS encoding formate--phosphoribosylaminoimidazolecarboxamide ligase, with translation MKSISTIGSHSSLQILHGAKMEGFNTIVITDRKREGFYKQFNFIDTVLSFDKIDEAVDLINRNEESVLVPHGSLVEYLGQERVNKITTKIFGNRNIFEWEGNQHKKMFLLKTSDIKIPETFERPEDVDRLVIVKLPGAKGGRGYFLARDKVEARKGIDELINKKEINSEEDVIIQEYVVGVPMYFQFFYSPLLDRTEIFGIDIRYETNVDGLRRLPSSYGSLEPTFVVVGNIPAVARESLLPTALEYANNFVKNVRERVSPGMIGPFCLESVVTDKGEIVVFEFSGRIVAGTNLYTNGSPYSWLYWNEPMSMGRRIARELKNAVINNKLNMVLT, from the coding sequence ATGAAGTCGATCTCTACTATAGGAAGCCATTCCTCCCTTCAGATACTTCACGGAGCTAAAATGGAGGGGTTTAATACTATTGTAATTACAGATAGAAAAAGAGAGGGTTTTTATAAACAGTTTAACTTTATTGACACTGTTTTATCATTCGATAAAATAGACGAGGCTGTAGATCTGATAAACAGAAATGAGGAATCCGTTCTGGTTCCTCATGGAAGTTTAGTTGAATATCTGGGGCAAGAAAGAGTAAATAAAATCACCACAAAAATTTTTGGGAATAGAAATATATTTGAGTGGGAAGGAAATCAGCACAAGAAGATGTTTCTGCTTAAAACATCCGACATCAAAATTCCTGAAACGTTTGAAAGACCAGAAGACGTTGATAGGTTAGTCATAGTGAAGCTTCCTGGTGCTAAAGGGGGGCGCGGCTATTTTCTAGCTAGAGATAAAGTAGAAGCTAGAAAAGGGATAGATGAATTGATTAATAAAAAGGAAATAAATTCTGAGGAAGACGTAATTATCCAAGAATATGTAGTAGGAGTTCCTATGTATTTCCAATTTTTCTATAGCCCACTTCTAGATAGAACCGAGATATTTGGAATCGATATACGATATGAAACGAATGTTGATGGTCTCAGAAGGTTACCTTCTTCATACGGATCTTTAGAGCCTACATTCGTAGTAGTAGGAAACATACCTGCTGTAGCTAGAGAAAGCCTTCTCCCCACTGCGTTAGAATATGCTAATAACTTTGTTAAAAACGTAAGAGAAAGAGTAAGCCCAGGAATGATAGGACCTTTCTGTTTGGAATCGGTAGTTACAGATAAAGGGGAGATCGTAGTCTTTGAGTTCTCTGGAAGAATAGTCGCTGGAACTAATCTGTATACTAACGGAAGCCCATATAGTTGGCTTTACTGGAACGAGCCCATGAGTATGGGTAGAAGAATCGCAAGGGAGTTAAAGAATGCTGTTATAAACAACAAGCTAAACATGGTGTTAACATGA
- the agl16 gene encoding glycosylation protein Agl16, whose product MDVIMVTPLFYPVRGGTEIHVLNLSKALKEIGINVVVHTTRNTYTEKRSLERREYVDGIEIIRHDYTWYPGNGADIIHVHNMARLFSLWNFSTSLFLLGSHREGKIFTPHDSFLKQRNKIIQSIQKKIVKNTSFTIAVSEWERDSMTKMGFPKEKIKVVSNGVEEKAFELPKQSRPLDEPYLLFLARISREKNQLFSIKCMEKIDGIKLLLAGDIRETTYMEEINNTIKSLKLENKVKYIGRIEDDKKYSYIDNALALVLTSTMEADPIVIREGLVRGVPAIVGNFVGAFSHLIKHEYNGFVVGNCEEFYQAVQKLKDEKMRERLSINSKTGTENWRWRNIATNIKTIYEESLKK is encoded by the coding sequence ATGGATGTAATTATGGTGACGCCTCTTTTCTATCCCGTGAGAGGTGGAACTGAAATTCATGTATTGAACTTAAGTAAGGCTTTGAAGGAAATAGGAATTAATGTAGTTGTGCATACAACTAGAAACACCTACACAGAGAAGAGGAGCCTAGAGAGGAGAGAATACGTAGATGGGATTGAAATAATAAGACACGATTACACATGGTATCCTGGTAATGGTGCAGACATAATCCATGTACATAATATGGCTAGACTTTTTTCGTTATGGAACTTTTCTACCTCATTGTTCCTCTTGGGATCTCATCGAGAAGGGAAAATCTTCACTCCACACGATTCATTTCTTAAGCAGAGAAATAAGATTATACAATCGATTCAGAAAAAGATTGTAAAGAATACGTCCTTCACAATAGCTGTAAGCGAATGGGAAAGAGACTCCATGACTAAGATGGGATTTCCCAAAGAGAAGATAAAGGTGGTAAGTAACGGTGTGGAGGAGAAAGCCTTTGAGTTACCTAAACAGAGTCGTCCATTAGATGAGCCTTATCTCCTATTTTTAGCTAGAATTTCAAGAGAGAAAAATCAGTTATTTAGTATAAAATGTATGGAAAAAATAGACGGAATAAAACTTTTGTTAGCTGGTGATATTAGAGAAACAACTTATATGGAAGAAATAAACAATACAATAAAGTCTCTTAAATTAGAAAATAAAGTTAAGTATATTGGAAGAATAGAAGATGATAAAAAATATTCTTATATAGATAACGCTTTAGCGTTAGTATTAACGTCAACCATGGAGGCCGATCCTATAGTAATAAGAGAGGGGTTAGTGAGAGGAGTTCCCGCAATAGTAGGAAACTTTGTCGGAGCTTTCTCTCACCTAATCAAACATGAATACAATGGGTTCGTCGTAGGCAACTGTGAAGAGTTCTACCAAGCAGTACAGAAATTAAAGGATGAAAAGATGAGAGAAAGATTAAGTATAAATTCTAAAACTGGGACGGAAAATTGGAGATGGAGAAATATAGCAACAAATATAAAAACAATTTATGAAGAAAGTCTCAAAAAATAA
- a CDS encoding dihydrofolate reductase family protein: MRVGLPYIIIFSTMSIDGRIASASGFSRLSCPYDKRRQMMLRCDSDAVIVGGNTVRHDNPLLTIRDIKCNKNPIRVIISHSLKFDNSLNIFTQPPKTIIYTDKREAEIPYNAEVVTLENTSICLIMEDLYRRGIRKVLIEGGGKTIYRAIEENCFNELRVTISPKLFGNGTSLLEGKGFQNDEIKELVLYDSKVCECKNEIHLIYKKHES, from the coding sequence ATGAGGGTTGGATTACCGTATATAATTATATTCAGTACTATGAGTATAGATGGGAGAATAGCCTCAGCTTCTGGTTTCAGTAGGCTCAGCTGTCCATACGACAAAAGAAGACAGATGATGCTAAGATGTGATTCGGATGCAGTGATTGTGGGAGGAAACACAGTAAGACACGATAATCCATTGTTAACAATCAGAGATATAAAATGTAATAAAAATCCTATTAGGGTTATAATATCACATAGTCTTAAATTTGACAATAGTTTAAACATATTTACACAGCCTCCAAAGACAATTATTTATACCGATAAGCGTGAGGCTGAAATTCCTTACAATGCTGAAGTCGTAACTTTAGAGAATACTTCGATCTGCTTGATTATGGAGGACCTTTATAGAAGAGGCATAAGAAAAGTTCTCATAGAAGGTGGAGGAAAGACTATATACAGAGCTATCGAGGAAAACTGCTTCAATGAATTGAGAGTGACTATCTCCCCTAAGCTCTTCGGTAATGGAACTAGCTTGCTTGAAGGAAAAGGATTTCAAAACGACGAAATAAAGGAACTAGTGCTATATGATTCCAAAGTATGTGAATGCAAAAATGAAATTCATTTAATATATAAAAAACATGAATCATGA
- a CDS encoding phosphoribosyltransferase family protein, with protein MFSQNKEDNLRRRLISIELLQELKTIYTYKELSEIFNVQESLLCRYVNGNRIPSEKQAAEIITKIKEKLTMSQILRNQIKVFDDGFIDVSNLLFFPTLLKLHLSLTLGVKINDNINKIVGIASNGLPFATIVASIYDIPLIIAKKHKDSTFLRYLEENVKESNSVVSSIYLREDLIKKNDKVVLVDDVLRSGKTLTALYNLASRAGAKILGAIIIASGHKLPPELENKFQIITLFRI; from the coding sequence ATGTTTTCTCAGAACAAGGAAGATAACTTGAGGAGAAGGCTAATTTCTATAGAATTATTACAAGAACTAAAAACAATATATACATATAAGGAATTAAGCGAGATATTTAATGTACAAGAAAGTTTACTTTGCAGATACGTAAATGGCAATAGAATACCGAGTGAGAAACAAGCAGCTGAGATTATAACAAAGATAAAAGAAAAATTAACTATGTCACAAATACTCAGAAATCAAATAAAAGTATTTGATGATGGGTTCATTGATGTTTCAAATTTATTGTTCTTTCCTACTTTACTAAAACTACACCTTAGCCTAACGTTAGGAGTTAAAATTAATGATAATATAAACAAAATAGTCGGCATTGCGTCAAACGGGTTACCCTTTGCAACAATTGTAGCGTCTATTTACGATATTCCGTTAATAATAGCAAAGAAACATAAAGATTCTACATTTCTAAGATACTTGGAGGAAAATGTAAAAGAAAGTAACAGTGTCGTAAGCTCGATTTATCTAAGGGAAGACCTCATAAAGAAGAATGATAAAGTAGTCTTAGTAGATGACGTTTTAAGGTCAGGGAAGACTCTAACTGCCTTGTATAACTTAGCATCACGTGCTGGCGCTAAGATATTAGGAGCAATAATAATCGCTAGTGGACATAAACTTCCTCCCGAATTAGAGAATAAATTTCAGATAATAACATTATTTAGGATTTAG